The following are from one region of the Acidobacteriota bacterium genome:
- a CDS encoding Mrp/NBP35 family ATP-binding protein encodes MSVEKKDILRVLEGVQDPDLGRDIVSLGFVKNVALCGGVASVTIELTTPACPVKDQMQAQAQELIEGLEGIEKAEVKMTAQVRSGSSQSSPLLPEVKNIIPVASGKGGVGKSTVAANLALALHQSGASVGLLDADVYGPSIPTIMGAKEKPAATEDNRIIPSKAHGIKVLSMGFFLPENKAVIWRGPMLDKTVTQFMGGVEWGALDYLVIDLPPGTGDVQLSLCQKVPLTGAVVVSTPQDVALNVAQKAIFMFQQLNTPVLGIVENMTGDIFGRGGAQRFGEGLDIPYLGDIPLSAKIRQRSDTGEPVVVSEPDSEEAAAFRKVAENLAAQVSIKAMSGELEQDIKVSF; translated from the coding sequence ATGAGCGTTGAGAAGAAGGATATTCTGCGCGTTCTGGAAGGGGTCCAAGATCCCGACCTGGGACGCGATATTGTTTCGCTGGGATTCGTCAAGAACGTGGCCCTTTGCGGCGGAGTGGCTTCGGTCACCATCGAACTGACGACTCCCGCCTGCCCCGTCAAAGACCAGATGCAGGCCCAAGCACAGGAATTGATCGAGGGGCTTGAGGGCATCGAGAAGGCCGAGGTGAAGATGACGGCCCAGGTGCGTTCCGGCAGCAGCCAGTCTTCGCCCTTGCTTCCCGAGGTCAAGAACATCATTCCTGTGGCCAGCGGCAAGGGCGGCGTGGGCAAATCGACCGTGGCGGCCAATCTGGCCTTGGCTCTGCATCAGTCGGGCGCCTCGGTGGGCCTGCTCGACGCCGACGTCTACGGCCCCAGCATCCCCACCATCATGGGAGCCAAAGAGAAGCCGGCAGCCACCGAAGACAACCGCATCATTCCCTCTAAGGCCCACGGCATCAAAGTGCTCTCTATGGGCTTTTTCCTGCCCGAGAACAAGGCGGTGATCTGGCGCGGCCCCATGCTCGACAAGACCGTCACCCAGTTCATGGGAGGCGTTGAATGGGGCGCCCTCGACTATCTGGTCATCGACCTGCCTCCGGGAACCGGCGACGTCCAGTTGAGTCTCTGCCAGAAGGTCCCTCTGACGGGGGCCGTGGTGGTTTCCACACCCCAGGACGTGGCGCTCAACGTGGCTCAGAAGGCGATTTTCATGTTCCAGCAGCTCAATACTCCGGTACTGGGCATCGTCGAGAACATGACCGGCGACATCTTCGGACGCGGCGGCGCCCAGCGCTTCGGGGAGGGCCTCGACATCCCCTACCTGGGAGACATTCCACTCTCGGCCAAGATCCGTCAGCGTTCCGACACCGGTGAGCCGGTGGTGGTCTCGGAGCCGGACTCCGAAGAGGCCGCGGCCTTCCGCAAGGTGGCCGAGAATCTGGCCGCCCAAGTGAGCATCAAGGCCATGTCGGGAGAACTTGAGCAGGACATCAAGGTGTCGTTCTAA
- the nuoE gene encoding NADH-quinone oxidoreductase subunit NuoE, which translates to MSQESQTFEFSPENLQRCQDYLKRYPTKQAAMLPVLHVAQEQNGFVSQAVEEAVAEVLEVPSVEVHKVVTFYTLFHRHPVGRHQIRLCTNVACWLRGSDCIRHHLEEKLGVGSGGTTSDGKITWEAISDCLGACEDAPMMQLDKDYYDKLTPEKVDQILEKHTA; encoded by the coding sequence TTGAGCCAAGAAAGCCAGACATTCGAATTCAGCCCGGAGAACCTGCAGCGCTGCCAGGACTACCTCAAGCGTTATCCCACCAAGCAGGCAGCCATGCTTCCCGTCCTGCACGTGGCCCAGGAACAGAACGGTTTCGTCTCACAGGCGGTCGAGGAAGCGGTGGCTGAAGTGCTGGAAGTGCCTTCGGTGGAAGTCCACAAGGTGGTCACCTTCTACACCCTCTTCCACCGCCATCCGGTGGGCCGCCACCAGATCAGGCTGTGCACCAACGTGGCCTGCTGGTTGCGGGGTTCGGACTGCATCAGGCACCACCTTGAAGAGAAGCTGGGAGTGGGCAGCGGCGGCACCACCTCGGACGGCAAGATCACCTGGGAAGCCATCAGCGACTGCCTGGGAGCCTGCGAGGACGCCCCCATGATGCAGCTCGACAAAGACTATTACGACAAGCTGACTCCCGAGAAGGTCGACCAGATCCTGGAAAAGCACACGGCTTAG
- a CDS encoding complex I subunit 1 family protein, which produces MSYEFMAIEFAKVTFLFSVIMGFASILSWVERKQSALMQDRIGANRADIMGFRLLGLFHILADGLKGFTKQDFIPPKAHKVLHTIAPGLGFVFAIMAFAAIPFGGIYVFGDTTVSLQVFPISSGLLMVFAFMSLGIYGFVLAGWASYNNYATLGGLRASSQMISYEITMGATLIGALIVYGSVQLQEIVLYQGELLWGWLPKWGLILQPLGCILFVTAALAETKRVPFDVPEGESEIVGYFVEYSGMKFLLFFMTDFIETVLAAALTTTLFLGGWQVPYLLADGFHFPWGGEWLLPVWAVMSLQVGAFIFKVAALCFFFMLIRWTLPRFRWDQLMKLGWTIMLPLSILNTVVTALVVLLIEG; this is translated from the coding sequence ATGAGCTACGAATTCATGGCGATCGAGTTCGCCAAGGTGACGTTCCTCTTTTCCGTCATCATGGGCTTCGCCTCCATCCTGAGCTGGGTGGAGCGCAAGCAGAGCGCCCTGATGCAGGACCGCATCGGAGCCAACCGCGCCGACATCATGGGATTCCGCCTGCTGGGCCTCTTTCACATCCTGGCCGACGGACTGAAGGGATTCACCAAGCAGGACTTCATCCCGCCCAAGGCTCACAAGGTGCTCCATACCATCGCCCCCGGCCTGGGCTTCGTCTTCGCCATTATGGCCTTCGCGGCCATCCCCTTCGGCGGCATCTACGTCTTCGGGGACACGACCGTTTCGTTGCAGGTCTTCCCCATCAGCTCAGGACTGCTGATGGTCTTCGCCTTCATGAGCCTGGGCATCTATGGATTCGTGCTGGCGGGCTGGGCCTCCTACAACAACTACGCCACCCTGGGCGGTCTTCGCGCAAGTTCCCAGATGATCTCCTACGAGATCACCATGGGCGCCACCCTGATCGGAGCGCTGATAGTTTACGGCTCGGTGCAGTTGCAGGAAATCGTCCTCTACCAGGGCGAGCTGCTGTGGGGCTGGCTGCCCAAGTGGGGGCTGATCCTGCAGCCGCTGGGCTGCATCCTCTTCGTCACGGCGGCCCTGGCCGAAACCAAGCGCGTCCCCTTCGACGTCCCCGAGGGCGAATCCGAAATCGTGGGCTACTTCGTGGAATACTCGGGAATGAAGTTCCTGCTCTTCTTCATGACCGATTTCATCGAGACGGTGCTGGCGGCGGCGCTGACCACCACTCTCTTTTTGGGGGGATGGCAGGTCCCCTATCTGCTGGCCGACGGATTCCACTTTCCCTGGGGAGGGGAATGGCTGCTGCCGGTTTGGGCCGTCATGTCGCTGCAGGTGGGAGCTTTCATCTTCAAAGTGGCCGCCCTGTGCTTCTTTTTCATGCTCATTCGCTGGACGCTGCCCCGTTTCCGCTGGGATCAACTGATGAAGCTGGGCTGGACCATCATGCTGCCGCTCTCGATACTCAATACCGTGGTGACGGCCCTGGTGGTGCTGCTCATCGAAGGATAA
- the nuoF gene encoding NADH-quinone oxidoreductase subunit NuoF translates to MPLHTLISKDFYNEKARDSDWYKENRDGYQGALKAFDMSPQEIIDEVKTSNLRGLGGAGFPTGVKWGFVPKDSGKPVYLAVNADESEPGTFKDKYIMTWDPHRLIEGIIITCWAIDAHVAYIYIRGEYVRPYEHLQRAIDQAYRRGLLGDRVMGRDFKLDVYIHRGAGAYICGEETGLLESLEGKKGWPRLKPPFPAVKGAFGAPTIVNNVETIAHVPEIIKQGGQWFADLGCEKNGGTRLMCVSGHVNKPDVYEIRLGTPMYELIYEHAGGILDGKKMKAVIPGGSSAKVLTAEEADCDCSIEALQAAGSMLGSGGVMVMHEDTCMVKALQVITSFYAHESCGQCTPCREGTGWLLTTLNRLLSGEGRPSDIDTMLSLSGNMQGTSICALSEAAAWPVESFILKFREEFDYMAAHGRSMVADEESAPAA, encoded by the coding sequence ATGCCCCTCCATACGCTCATCTCCAAAGACTTCTACAACGAGAAAGCGCGCGACTCCGACTGGTACAAAGAAAACCGCGACGGCTACCAGGGCGCCCTCAAGGCCTTTGACATGTCCCCGCAGGAGATCATCGACGAGGTCAAGACCTCCAACCTGAGAGGACTGGGAGGAGCCGGCTTCCCCACCGGAGTCAAGTGGGGTTTCGTGCCCAAGGACTCAGGCAAGCCGGTTTACCTGGCCGTCAATGCCGACGAGTCCGAGCCGGGGACCTTCAAAGACAAGTACATCATGACCTGGGATCCCCACCGGCTCATCGAAGGCATCATCATCACCTGCTGGGCCATCGACGCTCACGTCGCCTACATCTACATCCGGGGCGAGTACGTACGTCCTTACGAGCACCTGCAAAGGGCCATTGACCAGGCCTACCGAAGAGGCCTCCTGGGCGACAGGGTCATGGGCCGCGACTTCAAGCTGGACGTTTACATCCACCGCGGCGCCGGAGCCTACATCTGCGGCGAAGAGACCGGCCTGCTGGAATCGCTGGAAGGCAAGAAAGGCTGGCCCCGCCTCAAGCCTCCCTTCCCGGCCGTCAAAGGCGCCTTCGGAGCGCCCACCATTGTCAACAACGTCGAGACCATCGCACACGTCCCCGAGATCATCAAGCAGGGCGGACAGTGGTTCGCCGACCTGGGATGCGAGAAGAACGGCGGAACGCGCCTGATGTGCGTCTCGGGACACGTCAACAAACCCGACGTCTACGAAATCCGCCTGGGGACGCCCATGTACGAACTGATCTACGAACACGCCGGCGGCATTTTGGACGGCAAGAAGATGAAAGCCGTCATCCCGGGGGGCAGTTCGGCCAAGGTGCTGACGGCCGAAGAGGCTGACTGCGATTGTTCCATCGAAGCCTTGCAGGCCGCCGGGTCGATGCTGGGTTCAGGCGGCGTGATGGTCATGCATGAAGACACCTGCATGGTCAAGGCGTTGCAGGTCATCACTTCCTTCTACGCCCACGAGTCGTGCGGGCAGTGCACTCCTTGCCGGGAGGGCACGGGATGGCTGCTGACCACCCTCAACCGCCTCTTGAGCGGGGAAGGACGTCCCTCGGACATCGACACCATGCTCAGCCTCTCGGGCAACATGCAGGGGACCAGTATTTGCGCCCTCAGCGAGGCCGCCGCCTGGCCGGTGGAAAGCTTCATCCTCAAGTTCAGGGAAGAATTCGACTACATGGCGGCTCACGGACGCAGCATGGTGGCCGACGAAGAGTCCGCCCCCGCAGCCTAG
- a CDS encoding MATE family efflux transporter gives MTAKQRSLQRRFWTLTGLNILSNITVPLVGLVDTAMLGHLDHIRFLAGVALASVIFDYVYWSFGFLRMATTGTTAQAVGRGDERQVYLTLYRSLALALGIGVTLLVLQQAISALGFALLSGQPGVEAAGRDYFRARIWGAPATLSTFALLGWFLGREEAGKALTINLIGNLANVLLNYLFIIRWGWAAFGAGAATMASSYLMAGVGLVLLLRLRPQRVVRGEVLDWKGLSALLRLNGDILLRTLGLITAFGLFANFSAKLGTSFLAANTILLRFLSFAAFAIDGVAFASESLAGILQGGSDRSGLQRLVRLSLLSSLAMAVGFILLLLAADGALIGLITSHQDIVGLALDYRWGLFLTVLLGSLAYAYDGLFLGLTAGRLLRNSMLIATFLVFLPLSLLAVARQSNTLLWTGLIAFMLARSTLLGWFGRPLLRV, from the coding sequence ATGACCGCCAAGCAACGAAGCCTGCAAAGGCGCTTCTGGACGCTGACCGGGCTCAACATCCTCTCCAACATCACTGTGCCGCTGGTCGGCCTGGTCGACACGGCCATGCTGGGACACCTCGATCACATCCGTTTCCTGGCGGGCGTGGCCTTGGCTTCGGTCATCTTCGACTATGTCTACTGGTCGTTCGGCTTTCTGCGCATGGCCACCACCGGCACCACGGCCCAGGCTGTGGGACGCGGGGACGAGCGCCAAGTCTATTTGACGCTCTACCGTTCCTTGGCCTTGGCCCTGGGAATCGGCGTCACCCTTCTCGTCTTGCAGCAGGCCATCAGCGCGCTGGGGTTCGCCCTGCTGTCCGGCCAACCCGGGGTGGAGGCCGCCGGACGCGACTATTTCCGCGCCCGCATCTGGGGTGCTCCGGCCACCCTCTCCACCTTCGCCCTGCTGGGATGGTTCCTGGGGCGCGAGGAGGCCGGCAAGGCCTTGACCATCAACCTCATCGGCAACCTTGCCAACGTGCTGCTCAACTACCTCTTCATCATCCGCTGGGGATGGGCCGCCTTCGGCGCCGGCGCCGCCACCATGGCCTCCAGCTACCTGATGGCCGGCGTGGGACTGGTTTTGCTCTTGCGGCTGCGTCCTCAGCGGGTGGTCCGGGGCGAGGTCCTCGATTGGAAAGGCCTTTCGGCGCTGCTGCGGCTCAACGGAGACATCCTGCTGCGGACGCTGGGACTGATCACCGCCTTCGGACTCTTCGCCAACTTTTCAGCCAAACTGGGAACCTCGTTTCTGGCGGCCAACACCATCTTGCTGCGTTTCCTGAGCTTCGCCGCCTTCGCCATCGACGGAGTGGCCTTCGCCAGCGAGTCGCTGGCCGGCATCCTGCAGGGAGGAAGTGACCGCAGCGGACTGCAGCGACTGGTGCGCCTTTCGCTGCTTTCTTCGCTGGCCATGGCGGTGGGCTTCATCCTGCTGCTGCTGGCGGCCGACGGGGCGCTGATCGGGTTGATCACCTCGCATCAGGACATCGTGGGGCTGGCCCTCGACTACCGCTGGGGACTCTTCCTCACCGTCCTGCTGGGGTCGCTGGCCTACGCCTACGACGGCCTCTTCCTGGGACTGACCGCTGGTCGGCTCTTGCGCAATTCGATGCTGATCGCCACCTTCCTGGTCTTTCTGCCCCTCTCCCTGCTGGCCGTGGCCCGACAGAGCAACACCCTGCTGTGGACGGGGCTGATCGCCTTCATGCTGGCCCGCAGCACCCTGCTGGGCTGGTTCGGGCGTCCTCTGCTGCGGGTTTAG
- a CDS encoding NADH-quinone oxidoreductase subunit I: MAIKRIEARELTFWERTYVPEVLKGVWITARHFFRNLWIFTAQRFGLKKTSRGAETYQYPEERRPLAPRLRTLHRLTKREDGAPRCVACMMCETVCPARCIFITAGEHPNPHIEKYPTRFDIDLGLCVFCGYCVEACPEDAIRMDTGILEFSAYSREEMVMDMKKLLALSEAPPPNPHRTPPPVEEAH; encoded by the coding sequence ATGGCAATCAAGAGAATCGAAGCCCGAGAACTGACCTTCTGGGAACGCACCTACGTCCCCGAAGTCCTCAAAGGCGTGTGGATCACGGCGCGGCACTTCTTCCGCAATCTGTGGATCTTCACGGCCCAGCGCTTCGGATTGAAGAAAACAAGCCGCGGCGCCGAAACCTATCAGTATCCCGAGGAGCGGCGCCCGCTGGCTCCCCGGCTGCGCACCCTGCACCGCCTCACCAAGCGCGAGGACGGCGCTCCCCGCTGCGTGGCCTGCATGATGTGCGAGACGGTTTGCCCGGCCCGCTGCATCTTCATCACGGCCGGCGAACATCCCAATCCCCACATCGAGAAGTACCCCACCCGCTTCGACATCGACCTGGGTCTGTGCGTCTTCTGCGGCTACTGCGTGGAGGCTTGCCCTGAGGACGCCATCCGCATGGACACCGGCATTCTCGAGTTCTCGGCCTACAGCCGCGAAGAGATGGTGATGGACATGAAGAAGCTGCTGGCCCTTTCCGAGGCGCCTCCTCCCAACCCCCACCGCACTCCTCCCCCGGTCGAAGAGGCGCACTGA
- a CDS encoding DUF4287 domain-containing protein, which translates to MPQSPEEMAQAMINNLKEKTGKSLSQWLEITQSAGLEKHGQIVNFLKSEHGMTHGFASLVAHKTLKGDEPSGEELVEQQYAGPKEQLRPIYQAIVSKVESFGDDVEISPKKSYVSLRRSKQFGLVQASTKTRVDLGINLPGAAPEGRLEASGSFNAMVSHRVRLGDAGEVDKEVEGWLRKAYEGA; encoded by the coding sequence GTGCCCCAATCGCCTGAAGAGATGGCCCAGGCCATGATCAACAACTTGAAAGAGAAAACCGGCAAGTCCCTGTCTCAGTGGCTCGAGATCACCCAGAGCGCAGGACTGGAGAAGCACGGGCAAATCGTCAATTTCCTCAAGAGCGAACACGGCATGACTCACGGATTCGCTTCGCTGGTGGCCCACAAGACCCTTAAAGGCGACGAGCCCAGCGGCGAAGAGCTGGTCGAACAGCAATACGCGGGGCCCAAAGAGCAACTGCGGCCCATCTACCAGGCCATCGTGTCAAAGGTCGAGTCCTTCGGAGACGACGTGGAGATTTCTCCCAAGAAGAGCTATGTCAGCCTGCGCCGCAGCAAGCAATTCGGACTCGTCCAGGCGTCGACCAAGACCCGCGTCGACCTGGGTATCAACTTGCCCGGCGCCGCTCCCGAGGGACGCCTGGAAGCCTCGGGCAGCTTCAATGCCATGGTCAGCCACCGCGTCCGCCTCGGCGATGCGGGCGAGGTCGACAAAGAAGTCGAAGGCTGGCTGCGAAAAGCCTATGAGGGGGCTTGA
- a CDS encoding DUF971 domain-containing protein — translation MSEESHPIPREIGRSGEHDLKIEWRDGHVSELPARLLRQKCPCAMCVDEMTGRRTLDPDSVAEDVHPLGIELVGRYAIRIRWSDGHSSGIYTFRLLHQLAPPGNDDDENDTG, via the coding sequence ATGAGCGAAGAGAGCCATCCCATACCCAGAGAGATCGGACGGTCAGGGGAGCACGACCTGAAGATCGAGTGGCGCGACGGGCATGTCAGCGAACTGCCGGCCCGCTTGTTGCGTCAGAAATGTCCATGCGCCATGTGCGTGGACGAGATGACGGGACGCCGCACCCTCGATCCCGACTCGGTGGCCGAGGACGTCCACCCGCTGGGCATCGAGTTGGTGGGCCGCTATGCCATCCGCATCCGCTGGAGCGACGGCCACTCCAGCGGCATCTACACCTTCCGGCTCCTGCACCAGCTCGCGCCCCCGGGCAACGACGACGACGAGAACGACACGGGCTAA
- a CDS encoding molybdopterin-dependent oxidoreductase gives MATLEIDGQEVQVEDGSTIIEATEKLGIYVPRYCYHPGMSIAGSCRMCMVEVENIPKLAIACYTPVNDGMKVSTSSEKVLKGRRDMLEFLLHNHPLDCPVCDQSGECDLQNFYMEHGRYQSRFLENKVKKRKAFPIGPHVVLDQERCILCTRCTRFTDEVSETHELGVFNRGDRSVIDLNPGKTLDNPYSGNVIDICPVGALTEREFRFQCRVWYLSSEESICPGCSNGCNISIHYNQRRAYKAGGRRLQRLKPRYHPQVNTWWMCDEGRFGYGFVDRHRFEFPMLRLQDELQYAEWEEALDKAAGVLKQAIDEHGPESVGVIASPRLSNEELYLTKKVFGQGLGIENIGFKNPWEKEGFCDDYLIKADKNPNTRGAEEMGFKGDVKQILEKAASGDIKVLYVFLHDLASEEARKLLDQAGTLIFHGSNRNSTSQRAQVVLASSVWAEKDGTFTNFEGRVQRFKAALQPLDESRRDIEILLDLAARMGQQLVYNNAGDLFMEWFGMTYEEMNPRGENIENRDGGSMPPPSGGSAGQQPSAN, from the coding sequence ATGGCGACACTTGAAATCGACGGACAGGAAGTCCAAGTCGAAGACGGCTCAACCATTATTGAGGCGACCGAAAAGCTGGGCATCTACGTCCCCCGCTACTGCTACCACCCGGGGATGTCGATCGCCGGAAGCTGCCGCATGTGCATGGTCGAAGTCGAGAACATACCCAAGCTGGCCATCGCCTGCTACACGCCGGTCAACGACGGCATGAAGGTCAGCACCAGCTCTGAAAAGGTGCTCAAAGGCCGCCGCGACATGCTGGAGTTCCTGCTCCACAACCACCCCCTCGACTGTCCCGTCTGCGATCAGTCGGGCGAGTGCGACCTGCAGAACTTCTACATGGAGCACGGGCGCTACCAGAGCCGTTTCCTCGAGAACAAGGTCAAGAAGCGCAAGGCCTTCCCCATCGGCCCCCATGTGGTGCTCGATCAGGAACGCTGCATCCTCTGCACCCGCTGCACCCGCTTCACCGACGAGGTCTCCGAAACCCATGAATTGGGCGTGTTCAACCGCGGCGACCGATCCGTCATCGACCTCAACCCCGGCAAGACGCTCGATAACCCCTACTCGGGCAACGTCATCGACATCTGCCCGGTGGGAGCGCTGACAGAACGGGAATTCCGCTTTCAATGCCGCGTCTGGTATCTCTCCAGCGAAGAGTCCATCTGCCCTGGCTGCTCCAACGGATGCAACATCAGCATCCACTACAACCAGCGGCGCGCCTACAAGGCCGGCGGACGGCGTCTGCAGCGCCTCAAGCCCCGTTATCATCCACAGGTCAACACCTGGTGGATGTGCGACGAGGGACGCTTCGGCTACGGCTTCGTCGACCGCCACCGCTTCGAATTCCCCATGCTGCGCCTGCAGGACGAGCTGCAGTACGCCGAATGGGAGGAAGCCCTGGACAAAGCAGCGGGAGTCCTCAAACAGGCCATCGATGAACACGGTCCTGAAAGCGTCGGCGTGATCGCATCGCCCCGGCTTTCGAACGAAGAGCTCTACCTGACCAAAAAGGTTTTCGGCCAAGGATTGGGAATCGAGAACATCGGATTCAAGAACCCCTGGGAGAAGGAAGGCTTCTGCGACGACTACCTGATCAAGGCCGACAAGAATCCCAACACCCGGGGAGCCGAGGAAATGGGCTTCAAGGGCGACGTCAAGCAGATCCTCGAGAAAGCCGCCTCGGGCGACATCAAGGTCCTCTACGTCTTCCTCCATGACTTGGCTTCGGAGGAGGCCCGGAAGCTGCTGGACCAAGCCGGTACGCTCATCTTCCACGGCAGCAACCGGAACAGCACCAGCCAAAGGGCCCAGGTCGTGCTGGCCTCTTCGGTGTGGGCCGAGAAAGACGGCACTTTCACCAACTTCGAGGGCCGCGTGCAGCGTTTTAAGGCCGCCTTGCAGCCGCTGGACGAGTCGCGTCGCGACATCGAAATCCTGCTGGACCTGGCTGCCCGGATGGGTCAGCAGTTGGTTTACAACAACGCCGGGGACCTCTTCATGGAATGGTTCGGGATGACCTATGAAGAGATGAACCCCCGAGGCGAGAACATCGAGAACAGGGACGGCGGGTCGATGCCGCCCCCCAGCGGCGGATCGGCGGGCCAACAGCCGTCCGCCAATTGA